A window of the candidate division KSB1 bacterium genome harbors these coding sequences:
- a CDS encoding class I SAM-dependent methyltransferase, whose amino-acid sequence MYDLILSGIRSSYAENHLGDFFYSTALAHKPKLAVELGSFMGYSSLHIAAALRDNKDTRSELHLIDLWDKYTYRHCSLETIVQNFKKNELLSLPHCKCSFINEDAFEAHSNYSASSVDLLHIDISNDGRSLQLCLNRWHEKLNTGGILLLEGGSEERDQIDWMIEYEKEPIRSFTESVWFRDHYEAVTIQPFPSLTFARKMK is encoded by the coding sequence ATGTACGATTTAATCCTGTCCGGAATTCGTTCCTCATACGCTGAAAATCATCTCGGGGATTTCTTCTATTCGACTGCTTTAGCGCACAAGCCGAAGCTGGCAGTGGAGCTCGGCTCCTTTATGGGCTATAGCTCGCTGCATATCGCGGCGGCGTTAAGAGACAATAAGGATACCAGAAGTGAATTGCATCTTATCGATTTATGGGACAAATATACCTACCGGCATTGTTCCCTGGAAACCATTGTTCAAAATTTCAAAAAAAATGAACTTCTGTCATTACCGCATTGCAAGTGTAGCTTCATCAATGAGGATGCCTTTGAGGCTCATTCTAACTATTCAGCAAGTTCCGTTGACCTGCTGCATATCGACATCTCAAATGACGGCCGGTCGCTGCAACTTTGTCTGAATCGTTGGCATGAGAAACTCAATACCGGCGGCATCCTGTTGCTTGAAGGCGGCTCGGAGGAGAGGGACCAAATTGATTGGATGATAGAATACGAGAAAGAACCCATCCGGTCGTTCACGGAATCTGTTTGGTTTAGAGACCACTATGAGGCCGTCACAATTCAGCCGTTTCCATCTCTAACATTTGCGAGGAAAATGAAATGA
- a CDS encoding DegT/DnrJ/EryC1/StrS family aminotransferase codes for MIPMHKVFMPDNIDEVMEPLRKVIESGWIGEGPKVLEFEKQISDYIGNAYVTALNSCTSAIQLALRLCGVGIGDEVISTPMTCMATNEPIVLTGATPVWADVDANTGNIGPESIRQKIGVRTKVILAVHWGGYPCDMDEINQIAREHGLKVIEDCAHAWGAIYRDKKIGNHSDFCCFSLQAIKHFTTGDGGVLMCKNERDHRRSRSLKWFGIDREQRRENRFGIAEWDIIEAGYKFHMNDIAATIGLAQFPYLNELVAKRRENAAFYKEHLQSVQRLKLLTEAEDRRSSYWLFTIKVEDRVNFIRYLAQNGIAASVVHARNDSHTIFANYNSSGLTGLDEFSEKMVCIPVGQWVGEQERKHIVDVIRGQDW; via the coding sequence ATGATCCCGATGCATAAAGTTTTTATGCCCGACAATATCGATGAAGTCATGGAGCCTTTGCGAAAGGTCATCGAAAGTGGCTGGATTGGCGAAGGTCCGAAAGTTTTGGAATTTGAAAAGCAAATTAGCGATTATATCGGCAATGCCTACGTTACCGCGTTAAATTCCTGCACATCTGCGATTCAACTTGCGTTGCGATTGTGCGGCGTCGGCATTGGCGACGAGGTGATCTCCACGCCCATGACCTGTATGGCCACCAACGAGCCGATTGTGCTGACCGGTGCGACCCCCGTCTGGGCTGACGTTGATGCGAATACGGGGAACATCGGTCCAGAGAGCATCCGACAGAAGATCGGTGTCCGGACAAAAGTCATTCTGGCGGTGCATTGGGGTGGCTACCCATGCGACATGGATGAAATTAATCAAATTGCTCGTGAGCATGGTCTTAAAGTCATCGAAGATTGCGCGCATGCCTGGGGAGCGATTTACAGGGACAAAAAGATCGGCAACCATTCGGATTTCTGCTGTTTCTCCTTGCAGGCGATCAAACATTTTACCACCGGAGATGGGGGTGTTTTGATGTGCAAAAATGAACGGGACCACCGGCGCTCCCGCTCCCTTAAATGGTTCGGTATCGACCGGGAGCAGCGCAGGGAAAACCGATTCGGCATTGCGGAGTGGGACATTATTGAGGCGGGCTACAAATTTCATATGAACGATATTGCAGCGACTATCGGATTGGCTCAGTTCCCTTATCTAAATGAGCTAGTGGCAAAAAGACGGGAAAATGCCGCTTTTTACAAAGAGCATTTGCAAAGTGTGCAACGGCTGAAACTTCTTACTGAAGCGGAAGATCGTAGGTCCTCATACTGGCTGTTTACGATTAAAGTTGAAGACCGGGTGAACTTTATCAGATACCTGGCTCAGAACGGCATCGCTGCTTCGGTTGTGCATGCGCGTAACGACTCCCATACCATTTTTGCGAATTACAACAGCAGTGGTTTGACCGGTTTGGATGAGTTTTCAGAAAAAATGGTTTGCATCCCTGTCGGCCAATGGGTGGGAGAGCAGGAACGTAAACATATCGTTGATGTAATTCGGGGACAGGATTGGTAG
- a CDS encoding flagellin → MAFGDLSRIRGNIQALQALNSLNKINQQLGIRQLRLATGKRINSAEDDAAGFVISKTLQHRGKGLAVALGNVGDAKSMLAIAEGGLDSILDILETMKEKVTQAASDTLGSSERNAIEDEIDALTSEIDDIVDETTFNGTSLLTDVDKTIQTGEATTDSLVVAVSTQNHKATNLTVADANITVSSASFSSAALGNINTAITSVKNSIASIGSYQARLSTKEATLTNAITNTEASRSRIADADFAKEQLEALKLQIMQQTATSALAQANAAPQIVLSLFG, encoded by the coding sequence ATGGCTTTTGGAGACCTCAGCCGAATACGCGGCAATATTCAAGCACTGCAGGCACTAAACTCTTTGAATAAGATTAATCAGCAGTTGGGTATCCGCCAATTGCGACTGGCAACCGGAAAAAGAATTAACTCAGCCGAAGATGATGCCGCCGGTTTTGTAATCAGTAAAACTTTGCAGCATCGCGGCAAAGGCCTGGCTGTTGCATTGGGCAACGTCGGCGATGCCAAGTCCATGTTGGCAATAGCTGAAGGTGGTTTGGACAGTATCCTCGATATCCTCGAGACCATGAAGGAAAAAGTTACCCAGGCAGCGAGTGACACCCTCGGTTCCTCAGAGCGAAATGCGATTGAAGATGAGATCGACGCCTTAACCAGTGAAATTGACGACATCGTGGATGAAACCACATTCAACGGCACCTCGCTTTTGACGGATGTTGATAAGACCATTCAAACAGGTGAAGCGACTACAGATTCTTTAGTGGTTGCTGTGAGTACGCAAAATCACAAAGCGACCAATCTTACTGTAGCTGATGCAAATATTACGGTATCATCTGCATCTTTTTCGTCAGCAGCTTTGGGTAATATCAATACTGCGATTACAAGTGTTAAAAACAGTATCGCTTCTATCGGTTCGTATCAGGCACGGCTGTCCACGAAAGAGGCTACGCTTACGAATGCGATTACCAACACTGAAGCTTCACGAAGCCGCATTGCAGATGCTGACTTTGCCAAAGAGCAGCTGGAAGCGCTTAAATTGCAAATCATGCAGCAGACAGCGACGTCCGCCCTGGCACAGGCAAACGCAGCGCCGCAAATCGTACTGTCACTCTTCGGTTAA
- a CDS encoding glycosyltransferase, with product MNSGASVIIVTFNSSSTIANCLGSVVNTLRPQDEVLVIDNHSQDNTLEIIEQLNFSPEKVKVLPQSKNYGFSRGCNIGIENSNKEFVILLNPDTEVFGDWIAKLTGHFQYYENTGAVGALSNATIPVQHISTYFQEYDLYNAQEVIARLSQNYDKRSIPSKLLIGFCMALRRDLLERFGGLDEDIFLGDDDTEISWRLREKGYLLRIALDVYVNHFNHVSFNTLENSETDKIVQEGTDVLYEKMKAYYSPEKVPNPNDYFGISWWKPSILENKSEDEVFAPRWQRHEYNNILLKANDFLKNQNYLAAIDVLRDALNLHVNDFNFWYTLGSVHLMMKEYGKAEVALKNAETLEFNGERAKQKLAKLHAEHSDMKLNDDAIAQNNSIVSS from the coding sequence ATGAACTCCGGCGCTTCGGTCATTATCGTCACCTTTAATTCTTCATCAACAATTGCAAATTGTCTGGGCAGTGTCGTCAATACACTGCGGCCGCAGGACGAAGTTTTGGTGATTGATAACCATTCTCAAGACAATACTCTCGAAATTATCGAGCAGCTAAATTTTTCTCCTGAAAAAGTTAAAGTTCTGCCGCAGTCCAAAAATTATGGCTTTTCACGGGGATGTAATATTGGGATTGAAAACTCTAACAAAGAATTTGTGATTTTGCTCAATCCCGACACGGAAGTTTTTGGCGATTGGATTGCAAAACTGACCGGCCATTTTCAATATTATGAAAACACCGGCGCTGTCGGAGCGCTATCGAATGCCACTATTCCGGTGCAGCATATTTCTACTTATTTTCAAGAATATGACCTTTATAATGCACAAGAAGTCATTGCGCGCTTGAGCCAAAACTATGACAAGCGAAGCATTCCATCGAAACTGCTGATTGGCTTTTGCATGGCGCTGCGAAGAGATTTGTTGGAGCGATTCGGCGGGTTGGATGAAGATATTTTTTTGGGAGACGATGATACCGAAATTTCCTGGCGGCTGCGGGAAAAGGGCTATCTGCTGCGCATTGCATTGGATGTGTACGTGAATCATTTCAACCACGTAAGTTTTAATACCTTGGAAAATTCCGAGACCGATAAAATCGTGCAAGAGGGAACCGACGTTTTGTATGAGAAAATGAAGGCCTACTACTCGCCTGAAAAAGTACCTAATCCCAACGATTATTTTGGCATTAGCTGGTGGAAGCCCTCGATTCTGGAGAATAAAAGTGAAGATGAAGTTTTTGCCCCAAGATGGCAGCGACACGAGTACAATAATATTTTGTTGAAAGCGAATGATTTTTTGAAAAACCAAAACTATCTGGCAGCAATAGATGTATTGCGGGATGCTCTGAATCTTCATGTGAATGATTTTAATTTTTGGTACACTTTGGGTTCGGTTCATTTGATGATGAAAGAATACGGCAAGGCCGAGGTTGCACTAAAAAATGCTGAGACATTGGAATTTAATGGTGAAAGAGCGAAACAGAAATTAGCGAAATTGCATGCCGAACACAGCGATATGAAATTAAACGACGATGCTATCGCTCAAAACAATAGCATCGTTTCATCCTAG